Proteins from a genomic interval of Perognathus longimembris pacificus isolate PPM17 chromosome 14, ASM2315922v1, whole genome shotgun sequence:
- the Psme1 gene encoding proteasome activator complex subunit 1, whose amino-acid sequence MATLRVQPEAQAKVDVFREDLCAKTENLLGTHFPKKIAELDAFLKEPALNEANLSDLKAPLDIPVPDPAKEKEKEERRKQQEKEDKDEKKKGDDDDKGPPCGPVSCNEKIVALLHRLKPEIKDVTEQLNLVTTWLQLQIPKIEDGNNFGVAVQEKVFELMTSLHTKLEGFHTQISKYFSERGDAVSKAAKQPHVGDYRQLVHELDEAEYQEIRLMVMEIRNAYAVLYDIILKNFEKLKKPRGESKGMIY is encoded by the exons ATGGCCACGCTCCGGGTCCAGCCCGAGGCCCAAGCCAAG GTGGATGTGTTCCGGGAAGACCTGTGTGCCAAG aCCGAGAACCTGCTCGGGACCCATTTCCCCAAGAAGATTGCTGAGTTGGATGCGTTTTTAAAG GAGCCGGCCCTCAACGAGGCCAACCTGAGCGATCTGAAGGCCCCGCTGGACATCCCAGTGCCGGATCCGgcgaaggagaaggagaaggaagagcggAGGAAACAACAGGAG AAGGAAGACAAggatgagaagaagaaaggggacGATGACGACAAAG GTCCTCCCTGTGGCCCGGTGAGCTGCAACGAAAAGATCGTGGCCCTCCTGCACCGCCTCAAGCCCGAGATCAAGGATGTCACTGAGCAGCTCAACCTG GTCACCACCTGGCTGCAGCTACAGATTCCCAAGATTGAGGACGGGAATAACTTCGGAGTGGCTGTCCAG GAGAAGGTGTTTGAGCTGATGACCAGCCTTCACACGAAACTGGAAGGTTTCCACACTCAAATCTCTAA GTATTTCTCCGAGCGCGGCGATGCAGTCAGCAAGGCGGCCAAGCAGCCCCATGTG GGTGATTACCGCCAGCTGGTGCATGAGCTGGACGAGGCAGAGTACCAGGAAATCCGGCTGATGGTCATGGAGATCCGAAACGCCTAc GCCGTGTTGTACGACATCATCCTGAAGAACTTCGAGAAGCTCAAGAAGCCCCGGGGAGAGAGCAAGGGCATGATCTACTGA
- the Emc9 gene encoding ER membrane protein complex subunit 9 isoform X2 produces MEQWFSKHQAGPAGSGQLQGKAAGKGYNRTHSPKTWEAHLRGTGSAHTRLLIPLIFPLHSPGSLALKIAGRIAEFFPDAVLIMLDNKKMVPQPRVPPVIVLESQGLHWVPKDKNLVMWRDWEESRRMVGALLERRAHQHLVDFDCHLDDIRQDWTNQKLNAQITQWGGPTPGDA; encoded by the exons ATGGAGCAGTGGTTCAGCAAGCACCAAGCCGGCCCAGCCGGCTCAGGCCAGCTGCAGGGAAAGGCTGCAGGGAAAGGCTACAACCGCACCCACAGCCCCAAGACCTGGGAGGCCCACCTCAGAGGGACAGGGTCTGCCCACACTCGGCTCCTCATTCCTCTGATCTTCCCTCTACACAGCCCTGGGTCTCTGGCCTTGAAAATCGCTGGGCGAATTGCAGAATTCTTCCCTGATGCAGTACTTATTATG TTGGATAATAAGAAGATGGTGCCTCAGCCTCGCGTGCCTCCAGTCATTGTCCTGGAGAGCCAAGGTCTCCACTGGGTCCCCAAGGACAAGAACTT AGTAATGTGGAGGGACTGGGAAGAGTCCCGGCGGATGGTGGGAGCGCTGCTGGAGCGCCGGGCACACCAGCACCTTGTGGACTTTGACTGCCACCTTGATGACATCCGGCAGGATTGGACGAACCAGAAACTCAACGCCCAGATCACCCAGTGGGGGGGCCCCACCCCCGGAGATGcctga